Proteins encoded by one window of Elaeis guineensis isolate ETL-2024a chromosome 12, EG11, whole genome shotgun sequence:
- the LOC105055644 gene encoding short-chain dehydrogenase TIC 32, chloroplastic isoform X1, translating into MWPFSRKGPSGFSWYSTAEEVTQGLDGSGLTAIVTGASSGIGSETARVLSLRGVHVVMAVRNLSTGASVKEAIVKEIPTAKVDVMQLDLTSMASVRKFASDFDNLNLPLNILINNAGVMSTPFTLSQDGIELQFATNHVGHFLLTHLLLENMKNTSRESKIEGRIVNVSSEGHRFPYREGIRFDKINDQSGYGSWTAYGQSKLANILHANELSRRFKEEGVEITANSLHPGSIITNLLRYHSFMDVLSRTIGKLVLKNVQQGAATTCYVALHPQVKGVSGKYFDSSNIGEPSAKAKDTDLAKKLWDFTMDLIS; encoded by the exons ATGTGGCCGTTTAGCCGGAAGGGTCCTTCTGGGTTCTCGTGGTATTCGACCGCAGAGGAAGTCACCCAAGGATTAGATGGCTCTGGCCTCACCGCCATCGTCACAG GAGCATCAAGTGGAATTGGCTCTGAAACAGCCCGAGTTCTGTCACTGCGTGGTGTTCACGTGGTCATGGCAGTCCGGAATTTGTCTACTGGTGCCAGTGTCAAGGAAGCAATAGTGAAGGAAATTCCTACTGCAAAAGTTGATGTCATGCAATTGGATCTCACATCAATGGCTTCAGTGAGAAAATTTGCTTCAGACTTCGATAACCTGAATCTTCCCCTGAATATCCTCAT TAACAATGCAGGAGTCATGTCAACACCCTTCACGCTTTCACAGGATGGTATAGAACTGCAGTTTGCAACAAACCATGTCG GTCATTTTCTGTTAACCCATCTTCTGTTGGAGAACATGAAGAATACGTCTCGCGAATCAAAAATAGAAGGAAGGATTGTTAATGTTTCATCAGAGGGACATAGGTTTCCCTATCGCGAAGGAATTCGTTTTGATAAGATAAATGATCAATCAGG GTATGGCAGTTGGACTGCATATGGGCAATCAAAACTTGCAAACATATTGCATGCTAATGAACTTTCCAGACGTTTTAAG GAGGAAGGTGTGGAAATAACAGCAAATTCTCTTCATCCAGGATCAATCATCACAAATCTTCTGCGCTATCACAGTTTTATGGATG TTCTTTCTCGTACGATTGGGAAACTTGTACTGAAAAATGTTCAGCAG GGGGCAGCAACGACATGCTACGTCGCGTTGCATCCGCAAGTCAAAGGGGTGAGTGGAAAGTATTTTGACAGCAGTAATATAGGGGAGCCAAGCGCAAAAGCAAAGGATACAGACTTGGCAAAGAAACTTTGGGACTTCACCATGGATTTGATTAGCTGA
- the LOC105055644 gene encoding short-chain dehydrogenase TIC 32, chloroplastic isoform X2: MWPFSRKGPSGFSWYSTAEEVTQGLDGSGLTAIVTGASSGIGSETARVLSLRGVHVVMAVRNLSTGASVKEAIVKEIPTAKVDVMQLDLTSMASVRKFASDFDNLNLPLNILINNAGVMSTPFTLSQDGIELQFATNHVGHFLLTHLLLENMKNTSRESKIEGRIVNVSSEGHRFPYREGIRFDKINDQSGYGSWTAYGQSKLANILHANELSRRFKEEGVEITANSLHPGSIITNLLRYHSFMDGGSNDMLRRVASASQRGEWKVF, translated from the exons ATGTGGCCGTTTAGCCGGAAGGGTCCTTCTGGGTTCTCGTGGTATTCGACCGCAGAGGAAGTCACCCAAGGATTAGATGGCTCTGGCCTCACCGCCATCGTCACAG GAGCATCAAGTGGAATTGGCTCTGAAACAGCCCGAGTTCTGTCACTGCGTGGTGTTCACGTGGTCATGGCAGTCCGGAATTTGTCTACTGGTGCCAGTGTCAAGGAAGCAATAGTGAAGGAAATTCCTACTGCAAAAGTTGATGTCATGCAATTGGATCTCACATCAATGGCTTCAGTGAGAAAATTTGCTTCAGACTTCGATAACCTGAATCTTCCCCTGAATATCCTCAT TAACAATGCAGGAGTCATGTCAACACCCTTCACGCTTTCACAGGATGGTATAGAACTGCAGTTTGCAACAAACCATGTCG GTCATTTTCTGTTAACCCATCTTCTGTTGGAGAACATGAAGAATACGTCTCGCGAATCAAAAATAGAAGGAAGGATTGTTAATGTTTCATCAGAGGGACATAGGTTTCCCTATCGCGAAGGAATTCGTTTTGATAAGATAAATGATCAATCAGG GTATGGCAGTTGGACTGCATATGGGCAATCAAAACTTGCAAACATATTGCATGCTAATGAACTTTCCAGACGTTTTAAG GAGGAAGGTGTGGAAATAACAGCAAATTCTCTTCATCCAGGATCAATCATCACAAATCTTCTGCGCTATCACAGTTTTATGGATG GGGGCAGCAACGACATGCTACGTCGCGTTGCATCCGCAAGTCAAAGGGGTGAGTGGAAAGTATTTTGA
- the LOC105055643 gene encoding LOW QUALITY PROTEIN: mitogen-activated protein kinase kinase kinase YODA-like (The sequence of the model RefSeq protein was modified relative to this genomic sequence to represent the inferred CDS: inserted 1 base in 1 codon), producing MPSWWGKSSSKDVKKKSSKDNLIDTLHQFTNPTERKGNVRSGGSQRHGGDAASVKGSLSQAESQSMSSTTRVSCCQNFADRPHAHPLPLPRVHSSMTCRHPGHGGSKPILEKRGKAQLFLPLPTPNHVPVRLDTADIYGDLATASVSSNCSIDSDDSQLHSPVGNDFETGSRRIIRDPSSVAHRDHSPISCHKNSKETAKSATSPCNNQNLSSSPKQGTLGCHPSNNQILRHGAPSSAPDSSMSSPSRSPMRVVCPEQILTSVFWSGKPYPDVNFLGSGQCSSPCSGQTSGHNSMGGDMSGQLFWQHSRGSPECSPILSPRMTSPGPSSRIHSGAVSPLHPQAGGSTPESPTIQADEAKKLSHRLPLPPINISNSSPFSSMNSALNNLSLIRSPGRADNPTSPGPRWKKGKLIGHGTFGHVYVGFNSESGEMCAMKEVTLFSDDAKSKESAKQLGQEIALLSWLRHPNVVQYYGSEMMDDKFYIYLEYVSGGSIHKLLQEYGQFGEVAIRSYTQQILSGLAYLHAKNTVHRDIKGANILVDPNGRVKLADFGMAKHIAGQSCPFSFKGSPYWMAPEVIKNANGCNLAVDIWSLGCTILEMATTKPPWSQYEGIAAMFKIGNSKELPAIPDRLSADGKDFVMQCLQREPLNRPTAAELLQHPFVKNAALLEKSISVSDPFSLPTSVPCGTNFKDAGHGRNFSSLDMEGTIIHQLRCVTPTAVSRDIHTRNMSCPISPIRNSRSSRHINGRMSSPISSPMTASGSSTPLTGCGGAIPLSQPKYLSSLHEGFTNAPRLLNNRRAGASTYDPKLDIFRGKQKGXPSLGEVMSSETDILFPQLGRLAFGDCREPYKGQFNLLSSQLLRDHVKLNL from the exons ATGCCATCATGGTGGGGGAAGTCTTCCTCTAAAGATGTGAAGAAGAAGTCCAGCAAGGATAATTTGATTGATACATTACATCAATTCACAAACCCAACTGAACGAAAAGGAAATGTTAGATCAGGAGGATCTCAAAGACATGGTGGTGATGCAGCTTCAGTGAAGGGGTCTTTATCACAAGCAGAATCACAGTCTATGTCATCCACAACTCGAGTATcatgctgtcaaaattttgcaGATAGACCTCATGCCCATCCTCTTCCACTTCCTAGGGTGCACTCAAGCATGACATGTAGACACCCAGGACATGGTGGTTCAAAGCCAATTCTAGAAAAACGTGGCAAAGCGCAGCTTTTTTTGCCTCTTCCAACACCTAATCATGTTCCTGTAAGACTAGATACTGCTGATATTTATGGAGATTTGGCTACTGCATCTGTTTCTAGTAATTGCTCCATCGATAGTGATGATTCTCAACTTCATAGTCCTGTGGGGAATGATTTTGAAACTGGTAGCAGGAGAATTATACGTGACCCTTCCAG TGTGGCGCATAGAGATCATTCTCCTATCAGCTGTCATAAAAACTCTAAGGAGACAGCAAAGTCAGCTACTTCACCATGCAATAACCAAAATCTCTCTTCATCACCCAAGCAAGGAACTTTAGGCTGTCACCCCTCCAATAATCAAATTCTTCGCCATGGTGCTCCTAGCAGTGCTCCAGATAGCTCGATGTCAAGTCCTTCTCGAAGTCCCATGAGGGTAGTTTGCCCTGAGCAAATTCTGACTTCTGTTTTTTGGTCAGGAAAGCCCTACCCAGATGTGAACTTCCTTGGATCTGGCCAGTGCTCTAGTCCCTGTTCTGGTCAGACCTCTGGGCATAATTCGATGGGAGGGGATATGTCTGGACAGTTATTTTGGCAGCACAGCAGGGGTAGCCCAGAGTGTTCACCAATCCTGAGCCCAAGAATGACAAGTCCTGGTCCCAGCTCTAGGATACATAGTGGAGCTGTTTCTCCATTGCACCCACAGGCTGGAGGATCAACACCAGAATCCCCTACGATTCAGGCTGATGAGGCGAAGAAATTATCCCACCGTTTGCCACTGCCACCAATAAATATTTCCAATAGCTCTCCTTTTTCATCAATGAATTCTGCATTAAATAATCTTTCCTTGATACGTAGCCCTGGAAGGGCAGATAATCCCACAAGTCCTGGGCCTCGATGGAAGAAAGGGAAGCTGATTGGGCATGGCACATTTGGGCATGTTTATGTTGGCTTCAACAG TGAGAGTGGTGAAATGTGTGCTATGAAAGAGGTTACTCTTTTCTCTGATGATGCTAAGTCAAAGGAAAGTGCAAAGCAATTGGGGCAA GAAATTGCTCTATTGAGTTGGTTACGGCATCCAAATGTAGTGCAGTATTATGGATCTGAAATG ATGGATGACAAATTTTACATTTATCTGGAGTACGTTTCTGGTGGTTCCATCCACAAACTTCTTCAAGAATATGGGCAGTTTGGAGAAGTAGCTATTCGCAGCTATACTCAACAAATCCTTTCAGGCCTTGCATATTTGCATGCAAAGAATACGGTGCACAG GGACATAAAAGGAGCAAATATACTTGTAGACCCAAATGGACGTGTAAAATTGGCAGACTTTGGGATGGCAAAACAT ATTGCTGGGCAGTCATGCCCCTTTTCATTCAAAGGAAGCCCATATTGGATGGCACCTGAG GTTATAAAAAATGCGAACGGCTGTAACCTTGCTGTGGATATATGGAGCCTTGGTTGTACCATTTTGGAGATGGCTACCACAAAACCACCTTGGAGCCAGTATGAAGGG ATTGCAGCCATGTTCAAGATTGGGAACAGCAAGGAGCTTCCGGCAATCCCTGATCGTCTCTCAGCTGATGGAAAGGATTTTGTTATGCAGTGTCTACAACGTGAACCATTGAACCGTCCTACAGCTGCTGAGCTTCTGCAGCACCCATTCGTGAAAAATGCGGCCCTGCTGGAAAAATCTATTTCTGTTTCCGATCCCTTTTCACTGCCAACATCTGTTCCATGTGGAACAAACTTCAAG GATGCTGGGCATGGAagaaatttttcatctttggacaTGGAAGGAACAATCATCCATCAGCTCAGATGTGTCACACCTACTGCAGTAAGCCG TGATATTCATACAAGGAACATGTCTTGTCCTATCTCCCCCATTAGAAATTCTAGGTCTTCACGGCATATCAATGGAAGGATGTCTTCTCCGATATCAAGCCCTATGACCGCCTCAGGTTCATCAACTCCTCTAACAGGTTGCGGTGGTGCTATCCCACTCAGTCAGCCAAAGTACTTGTCTTCTCTTCACGAGGGATTCACAAATGCACCAAGGCTCCTAAATAATCGCCGTGCTGGTGCTTCTACTTATGACCCCAAGCTCGATATCTTCCGGGGCAAGCAGAAAG TCCCTTCTCTGGGGGAAGTGATGTCTTCTGAAACTGACATTCTCTTTCCTCAGTTGGGAAGACTAGCATTTGGAGATTGCCGAGAACCATACAAAGGGCAATTTAATTTGCTGTCTTCTCAACTGTTGAGAGATCATGTGAAGCTAAACTTGTAG